A genomic region of Rhea pennata isolate bPtePen1 chromosome 14, bPtePen1.pri, whole genome shotgun sequence contains the following coding sequences:
- the SYNPO gene encoding synaptopodin: protein MLEAPPRQPHLQPRPGEAGQNPRAAGSAEADAGGGRGRSREGGKRGERRCRWLGEVSPLHRPEQEEKVEPSGGKVSGRSQLEPGGLGGDTPGPGLGGGAPASAAEPAPRRNRPGAELPPAAASPAAGPGQEWKVVKIQRVLVSPVCQPRKASLSRSASLSEKEPREAKARSRQIAAQLATAPGAGSKGALLFHRRKQRLDELAWAGAGAGHGTGLPLSLAPAACGAPAGAPRQGGMEGDGSPGARRDGVQTEASHREEPPAEPQQVPLSVYLKENMASAEGGQEQGTGRARGEAPGGGETRPACPPSAPAPEPRESGEGPGGERSAPAADAAAAALAAGRKPNGTHGRQYYEVHLTLAKPKPVKNRTARPFGTQASAVKSQPAEQRPAPEVPPPPTYAETLTSPPPLTRVRSPPAYSALYPPGEQKPLPGCGGGSLAPLPRTGILEESVARRANRKSMFTFVEKPKLGPNPDLLDLVQNADIKKKQKEQGEAGAEEEPFALGAEAANFLAGSAARGGQHLAPAEDAPAWSSCLKSPTIQPKPKIKPSHNLTEARGKGAELFARRQSRMEKFIIEAPSQPDLLRSPSPTMSLPPSWKYDASASVSPMVSRHPIKSPSRPSKTPPASLYGGSLMENELSQKELEISKHQPYQLQSSLFILSPSKSPLRSVPRGTPPPRPALPDAYSYPQQTSCPTSPLPPSPVWCRPVGPGAGRPPFSPFPAAAGVVPLPHEGQPGPGAQTDVPLASPCRLLSPRAKGGFQAPRPSYSTRNAGIEPQERRPSLPAWTPRRQGSADGWASPASAPELDEGPPASPPRPEAEPTASRRMQARLARNVIDAARRKSSSPRAPAPEGSRPSAPPAGLATTGLPRSLRAPPARAALGGPPAAPKSPPPSPQANGHGCGASPPGLGTATGAAAPRAAGAASCASPRSPGARRSALPAPAAGTRPPAERCASRSPTDSDVSLDSEDSGARSPGVHGFNICPRGWSGGLRLRQGGLPPGAPCTS, encoded by the exons ATGCTcgaggcgccgccgcggcagccACATCTCCAACCTCGGCCTGGCGAAGCCGGTCAAAATCCACGCGCCGCTGGGAGCGCCGAGGCAGATGCAGGAGGAGGACGTGGCCGCTcgcgggagggagggaagaggggagagcGAAGGTGCCGGTGGCTCGGCGAGGTTTCCCCTCTCCACCGaccagagcaggaagaaaaggttgAGCCGTCGGGCGGAAAAGTGAGCGGGCGCTCCCAGCTGGAGCCGGGCGGGCTCGGTGGAGACACGCCGGGccccgggctcggcggcggcgctccgGCATCGGCGGCTGAGCCCGCGCCTCGGAGGAACCGCCCCGGCGCTGAACTGCCCCCCGCTGCGGCCAGCCCCGCGGCTGGCCCGGGCCAAGAGTGGAAAGTGGTGAAGATCCAGCGAGTCCTCGTCTCTCCCGTCTGCCAGCCGAGGAAAGCAA gtCTCTCCCGGAGCGCCAGCCTCTCCGAGAAGGAGCCGCGGGAGGCGAAGGCGCGGAGCCGGCAGATCGCGGCCCAGCTCGCCacggcgcccggcgccggctccAAGGGCGCGCTGCTCTTCCACCGGCGCAAGCAGCGCCTCGACGAGCTCGCCTGggcgggagccggcgccggcCATGGCACAGGGCTGCCGCTGAGCCTGGCGCCCGCGGCCTGCGGGGCCCCCGCCGGAGCGCCCCGGCAAGGCGGCATGGAGGGAGACGGCAgcccgggcgcgcggcgcgACGGGGTGCAGACGGAGGCGTCCCACCGCGAGGAGCCGCCGGCTGAGCCGCAGCAGGTCCCGCTGAGCGTCTACCTGAAGGAGAACATGGCGTCGGCCGAGGgcgggcaggagcaggggaccggccgggcgcggggcgaggccccgggcggcggggagACGCGGCCCGCCTGCCCGCCGAGCGCGCCCGCCCCCGAGCCGCGGGAGAGCGGCGAGGGCCcgggcggggagcggagcgcgcccgcggccgacgcggcggcggccgccctgGCCGCCGGCAGGAAGCCGAACGGGACGCACGGCAGGCAGTACTACGAGGTGCACCTCACCTTGGCAAAACCCAAGCCCGTGAAGAACAGGACGGCCAGGCCGTTCGGGACCCAGGCGTCCGCGGTGAAAAGCCAGCCTGCGGAGCAGCGCCCGGCACCCGAAGTGCCCCCGCCGCCCACCTACGCGGAGACCCTGACCAGCCCCCCGCCGCTCACTCGGGTCCGGTCGCCCCCCGCGTACTCAGCGCTGTACCCCCCCGGCGAGCAGAAACCTCTCCCCGGCTGCGGAGGCGGCAGCCTGGCCCCCCTACCCAGAACGGGGATCCTCGAGGAGTCTGTTGCCCGGAGAGCCAACAGAAAGTCCATGTTCACTTTTGTCGAGAAGCCAAAGTTGGGCCCGAACCCTGATCTGCTGGATTTGGTCCAGAACGCAGACATcaagaagaagcagaaggagcagggagaggccGGTGCCGAGGAAGAGCCATTCGCGCTCGGAGCGGAAGCTGCCAACTTCCTCGCCGGCAGCGCGGCCAGAGGTGGGCAGCACCTCGCACCAGCTGAGGATGCTCCAGCGTGGTCCTCCTGCCTCAAGTCCCCGACTATCCAGCCGAAGCCCAAGATCAAGCCCAGCCACAACCTCACGGAGGCGCGAGGGAAGGGGGCCGAGCTCTTTGCCAGGAGGCAGTCAAGGATGGAAAAATTCATCATTGAGGCTCCGTCTCAGCCTGACCTGCTGCGGTCCCCATCGCCCACCATgtctctgcctccctcctggAAGTATGACGCCAGTGCTAGCGTATCACCCATGGTCTCCAGGCACCCCATCAAGAGTCCCTCTAGGCCCTCCAAAACCCCTCCAGCATCTCTGTATGGGGGGAGCCTGATGGAGAATGAGCTCTCCCagaaggagctggagatctCCAAGCACCAGCCTTACCAGCTCCAGTCTTCACTCTTCATCCTCTCCCCATCCAAAAGTCCTCTGCGGTCTGTGCCCCGTGGGACGCCGCCACCCAGGCCTGCGCTTCCCGACGCCTATTCGTACCCGCAGCAGACCTCCTGCCCCACCTCTCCCTTGCCTCCATCCCCCGTCTGGTGTCGCCCCGTGGGGCCCGGTGCCGGCAGGCCCCCCTTTAGCCCattccctgcagcagctggggtggTGCCCCTGCCCCACGAgggccagcccggccccggggcccagACTGACGTGCCCCTCGCCTCCCCGTGCCGCCTGCTGTCACCCAGAGCAAAGGGAGGCTTCCAGGCGCCCAGACCGTCCTACTCCACCAGGAACGCGGGAATCGAGCCGCAG GAAAGGCGGCCGTCCCTGCCCGCATGGACGCCGCGGCGCCAGGGCAGCGCCGACGGCTGGGCGAGCCCGGCCTCGGCGCCCGAGCTCGACGAGGGGCCGCCGgcgtccccgccgcggccggaggCCGAGCCCACGGCCAGCCGCCGGATGCAAGCCCGGCTCGCCAGGAACGTCATCGACGCTGCCCGCAGGAAGAGCTCCTCTCCCAGAGCCCCGGCGCCGGAGGGCTCCCGGCCCTCTGCCCCGCCGGCCGGCCTGGCCACCACCGGCCTGCCGCGCTCcctgcgggcgccgccggcccgcgccgccctggGCGGCCCCCCCGCTGCCCCCAAGAGCCCCCCGCCGTCGCCCCAGGCCAACGGGCATGGCTGCGGCGCCAGCCCGCCGGGGCTCGGCACGGCCACGGGCGCTGCGGCTCCcagggccgccggcgccgcctccTGCGCCAGCCCCCGGAGCCCGGGCGCCCGCAGGAGCGCCCTGCCAGCGCCCGCGGCCGGCACGCGCCCGCCCGCCGAGCGCTGCGCCTCCCGGTCCCCCACGGACTCGGACGTCTCCCTCGACTCCGAAGACTCGGGGGCCAGGAGCCCCGGCGTGCACGGCTTCAACATCTGCCCGCGGGGCTGGAGCGGGGGCCTGCGGCTGAGGCAGGGCGGGCTCCCGCCGGGGGCCCCCTGCACCTCCTAG